A single region of the Lycium barbarum isolate Lr01 chromosome 2, ASM1917538v2, whole genome shotgun sequence genome encodes:
- the LOC132627241 gene encoding psbP domain-containing protein 4, chloroplastic — MGTFVYSSSCLSWKNNLGRQLNSSNQAISRGVPEKGCSRIKVAACSKEDAPVNQDCEKSAGSLNRRLAIVSGASLISSVLLFPGEGSAVVKQGLLAGRVPGLSEPDEEGWRTYRRPDEKSGGHGVGWSPMIPYSFSVPDNWEEVPVSIADLGGTEIDLRFANPKQGRISVIVAPVKRFSDDIGEEATIEQIGPPAKVISAFGPEVIGENVEGKVLRSEVAEHLGRRYYQFELEPPHVMITATAAGNRLYLFSVTGNGLQWKRHYKDLRKIAESFRVV, encoded by the exons ATGGGAACATTTGTATACAGCAGCAGCTGCCTTTCTTGGAAAAACAATCTGGGCAGACAGCTGAATTCCTCTAACCAGGCGATTTCTCGTGGTGTTCCAGAAAAAGGGTGTTCAAGAATTAAGGTTGCTGCTTGTTCTAAAGAAGATGCTCCTGTGAATCAAGATTGTGAAAAATCTGCAGGCTCATTGAATAGGAGGTTAGCTATTGTATCTGGTGCTTCTTTGATTTCATCTGTACTACTTTTTCCTGGAGAGGGATCTGCTGTAGTGAAACAAGGCCTCCTAGCAGGGAGAGTTCCTGGACTTTCTGAACCAGATGAAGAAG GTTGGAGGACATACCGAAGACCTGATGAGAAGTCAGGTGGACATGGAGTTGGATGGAGTCCTATGATTCCTTATTCTTTTTCCGTGCCTGATAATTGGGAAGAG GTCCCCGTGTCAATTGCTGATCTAGGTGGTACAGAGATTGACTTGAGATTCGCGAATCCCAAACAAGGGCGAATCTCTGTAATTGTGGCTCCTGTTAAAAGATTTTCAGATG ATATTGGTGAAGAAGCTACCATAGAACAAATTGGGCCTCCAGCTAAAGTGATTAGTGCATTTGGGCCTGAAGTCATTGGAGAGAATGTAGAAGGTAAAGTCTTAAGATCTGAAGTAGCAGAGCATTTGGGCAGAAGATATTACCAGTTCGAATTAGAGCCACCACATGTCATGATCACAGCAACAGCCGCTGGAAATCGCCTATACTTGTTCAGTGTCACAGGAAATG GTCTTCAATGGAAAAGGCATTACAAAGATTTGAGAAAGATTGCTGAGTCTTTCAGAGTTGTCTGA